One Micromonospora sp. WMMD812 genomic window carries:
- the thrS gene encoding threonine--tRNA ligase, whose translation MIDHRKLGRELDLFVSDPLAGAGLPIWLPAGAAARHAVEEYVRELERRAGYQHVYSPPLGKRELFERSGHLGYFADDMFPPMRLSADDEFVLRPALCPHHALVYRARGRSYRELPLRIAELGGMYRAERSGVLGGLSRVRAISLNDAHNFCALDQVGDEVAEILRLIREAHAALGVRPAGFRLSLRGPGQKYVGDDDQWARAEELLRGALAGVEYVEAPGDAAFYGPKIDIQIVDAGGRESTLATVQLDFDKPERFDLSYTDRDGSRRRPVMVHRSLVGSMERLFAYLIEVHQGAFPAWYAPVQLVVLPVDDGQAAAAADLARRGEAAGLRVEVDAAGSLGARVRDAARRRVPYAAVIGPREAADGRVALRLRDGRGLDPIPVDAALGLVTGVVAARSADLLPDAPDRGGPALPELGPAAGAHGG comes from the coding sequence ATGATCGACCACCGCAAGCTCGGCCGGGAGCTGGACCTGTTCGTCTCCGACCCGCTGGCCGGCGCCGGGCTGCCGATCTGGCTGCCGGCGGGCGCCGCCGCCCGGCACGCGGTCGAGGAGTACGTCCGGGAGCTGGAGCGCCGCGCCGGCTACCAGCACGTCTACTCGCCGCCGCTCGGCAAGCGGGAGCTGTTCGAGCGCTCCGGGCACCTCGGCTACTTCGCCGACGACATGTTCCCGCCGATGCGGCTCAGCGCCGATGACGAGTTCGTGCTCCGCCCGGCGCTCTGCCCGCACCACGCCCTTGTCTACCGCGCCCGCGGCCGCTCCTACCGCGAGCTGCCGCTGCGCATCGCGGAGCTGGGTGGGATGTACCGTGCGGAGCGCTCCGGGGTGCTCGGCGGGCTGTCCCGGGTGCGGGCCATCTCGCTCAACGACGCGCACAACTTCTGCGCGCTGGACCAGGTCGGCGACGAGGTCGCCGAGATCCTCCGGCTGATCCGCGAGGCGCACGCCGCGCTCGGCGTCCGCCCGGCCGGTTTCCGGCTGTCGCTGCGGGGGCCGGGACAGAAGTACGTGGGCGACGACGACCAGTGGGCCCGGGCCGAGGAGCTGCTGCGCGGCGCACTGGCCGGGGTGGAGTACGTCGAGGCGCCCGGGGACGCGGCCTTCTACGGCCCGAAGATCGACATCCAGATCGTCGACGCCGGCGGCCGGGAGTCGACCCTCGCCACCGTCCAGCTCGACTTCGACAAACCGGAGCGGTTCGACCTGTCGTACACCGACCGGGACGGGTCGCGGCGGCGGCCGGTGATGGTGCACCGCAGCCTGGTCGGCAGCATGGAACGCCTCTTCGCGTACCTCATCGAGGTGCACCAGGGCGCCTTCCCGGCCTGGTACGCGCCGGTCCAGCTGGTGGTGCTGCCGGTGGACGACGGGCAGGCCGCCGCCGCGGCCGACCTCGCCCGGCGGGGCGAGGCGGCCGGGCTGCGGGTCGAGGTGGACGCGGCCGGCTCGCTGGGCGCCCGGGTCCGGGACGCGGCCCGGCGCCGGGTGCCGTACGCCGCGGTGATCGGGCCCCGAGAGGCGGCCGACGGGCGGGTCGCCCTGCGGCTGCGCGACGGCCGCGGGTTGGACCCGATTCCCGTCGACGCCGCGCTCGGGTTGGTCACCGGCGTGGTTGCCGCCCGCTCCGCCGACCTGCTGCCGGACGCGCCCGACCGAGGCGGCCCGGCGCTGCCGGAACTCGGACCGGCCGCGGGCGCCCACGGCGGCTGA
- a CDS encoding DedA family protein has protein sequence MPELLTDVGSPTWAYLALLGLLVADAFIPVIPTQVIMITSGALTVYGGLDLPVTIAVGTLGVLGGDLACYLLGRVAPDRRAPRHATPSRTRRVAGRVTQGLRRPGPLVILLCRFVPGGRMAACFSAGRSRYPYRLFLLYETVAALGWATYGALVGHLGGTALTESAWRLALIASVAAVGFAAAGWTMTLISARHARSGEEAGEVALAGREVPVD, from the coding sequence GTGCCCGAACTACTGACTGACGTCGGGTCACCGACGTGGGCCTACCTCGCGCTGCTCGGCCTGCTCGTGGCGGACGCCTTCATCCCGGTGATCCCCACCCAGGTCATCATGATCACCAGTGGCGCCCTCACCGTGTACGGCGGGCTGGACCTGCCGGTGACCATCGCCGTCGGCACGCTCGGCGTCCTCGGCGGGGATCTCGCCTGCTACCTGCTCGGCCGGGTCGCGCCCGACCGACGGGCGCCCCGTCACGCCACACCGAGCCGGACCCGGCGGGTCGCCGGCCGCGTCACCCAGGGTCTGCGCCGGCCCGGTCCGCTGGTCATCCTGCTCTGCCGCTTCGTGCCCGGCGGCCGGATGGCGGCCTGCTTCTCGGCCGGCCGCAGCCGCTACCCGTACCGGCTCTTCCTCCTCTACGAAACGGTCGCCGCGCTGGGCTGGGCGACCTACGGGGCGCTGGTCGGGCACCTCGGCGGGACCGCGCTGACCGAGTCGGCCTGGCGGCTCGCGCTGATCGCCAGTGTGGCGGCGGTCGGCTTCGCCGCGGCCGGCTGGACGATGACCCTGATCAGCGCCCGGCACGCGCGCAGCGGCGAGGAGGCCGGGGAGGTCGCGCTGGCCGGCCGCGAGGTGCCGGTCGACTGA
- a CDS encoding DUF998 domain-containing protein: MPGTRNAGLLALGGIALAALLTMIGHVEVNENLSPWSLTVSDFAVSDRGGVIDVAMVVLALATAVLLRGLRRTGLPGPAVGIGGRLADLLLGTWVAGLMLAAVVPTNEPGTPMTTAAYVHRYASVVAFLALPVAGWLLARRGDLARVARGLRGLALSSLVLAAVMVWSAYPGDRMLIGLIERVLILTEVALIAVVAGTVAWSRRPAEEADHAVVVPDVRGEVSRTAHHNCMIDVNLGKVTPARGA, from the coding sequence ATGCCTGGAACCCGGAACGCCGGCCTGCTGGCCCTCGGAGGCATCGCCCTCGCGGCGCTGCTCACGATGATCGGCCATGTCGAGGTGAACGAGAACCTGTCCCCCTGGTCGCTGACGGTCAGCGACTTCGCCGTCTCCGACCGCGGCGGCGTCATCGACGTCGCGATGGTGGTGCTCGCACTCGCCACCGCGGTCCTGCTCCGCGGTCTGCGCCGTACCGGCCTGCCCGGGCCGGCTGTCGGAATCGGCGGCCGACTGGCCGACCTGCTGCTCGGGACGTGGGTGGCGGGCCTAATGCTGGCCGCGGTCGTGCCCACCAACGAGCCCGGTACGCCGATGACGACCGCCGCGTACGTGCACCGGTACGCGTCGGTGGTCGCCTTCCTGGCGCTCCCGGTCGCCGGCTGGCTGCTCGCCCGCCGGGGCGACCTGGCCCGGGTCGCCCGCGGGCTACGCGGCCTGGCGCTGTCCAGCCTGGTGCTGGCGGCGGTGATGGTGTGGTCGGCCTATCCCGGCGACCGGATGCTGATCGGCCTGATCGAGCGCGTACTCATCCTCACCGAGGTGGCGCTGATCGCCGTCGTGGCCGGCACGGTCGCGTGGTCCCGCCGCCCCGCCGAAGAGGCCGATCATGCAGTTGTGGTGCCTGACGTAAGGGGCGAAGTGTCACGTACCGCCCACCACAACTGCATGATCGACGTGAACCTGGGGAAGGTCACTCCAGCTCGTGGAGCATGA
- a CDS encoding NAD(P)H-quinone dehydrogenase, whose amino-acid sequence MSRIVIIGGGPAGYEAALVAAQLDADVTVVEAEGAGGACVLSDCVPSKTFIASSEVVTGYRDTEEFGVHSDGLEAVTVDARAVNERVKRLALAQSTDIHAKLLKAGVTFVAGSARLGEDTLGHTHRVVVTPAGGGAEYTIDASTVLVATGATPRQLPTALPDGERILTWRQVYNLPELPEHLIVVGSGVTGAEFASAYLAMGIEVTLVSSRDRVMPHEDADAASAIERVFRARGMSILNNCRADAVRRSGSGVEVQLSDGRVVHGSHALIAVGSIPNTANLGLAEYGVELARGGYVTVDRVSRTNVPGIYAAGDCTGVLPLASVAAMQGRIAMWHALGEAVRPLRLRTVAANVFTDPELATVGVSQDEVDAGKVPARQVMLPLAGNARAKMDDLADGFVKLFCRPASGQVIGGVVVAPKASELILPITMAVENNLTVNELAQTITIYPSLSGSITEAARQLMLHELE is encoded by the coding sequence GTGAGCCGGATCGTGATCATCGGCGGGGGGCCGGCCGGCTACGAGGCGGCTCTGGTCGCCGCGCAGCTGGACGCTGATGTCACCGTCGTGGAGGCCGAGGGGGCCGGCGGGGCGTGCGTGCTGTCCGACTGCGTGCCGTCCAAGACCTTCATCGCCAGCTCCGAGGTGGTGACCGGCTACCGGGACACCGAGGAGTTCGGGGTGCACTCCGACGGGCTGGAGGCGGTCACCGTCGACGCCCGGGCGGTGAACGAGCGGGTGAAGCGGCTGGCGCTCGCCCAGTCGACCGACATCCACGCCAAGCTGCTCAAGGCCGGAGTCACCTTCGTGGCCGGCAGCGCGCGGCTGGGCGAGGACACCCTCGGTCACACCCACCGGGTCGTGGTCACCCCGGCCGGCGGCGGGGCGGAATACACCATCGACGCGTCCACCGTGCTGGTCGCCACCGGCGCCACCCCACGCCAGCTGCCCACCGCGCTGCCGGACGGCGAGCGCATCCTCACCTGGCGCCAGGTCTACAACCTGCCGGAGCTTCCCGAGCACCTGATCGTGGTCGGCTCCGGTGTGACCGGCGCCGAGTTCGCCAGCGCGTACCTGGCGATGGGGATCGAGGTCACCCTGGTCTCCAGCCGTGACCGGGTCATGCCGCACGAGGACGCCGACGCGGCGTCGGCGATCGAGCGGGTGTTCCGCGCGCGGGGCATGAGCATCCTCAACAACTGCCGCGCGGACGCGGTCCGCCGCAGCGGGTCGGGCGTCGAGGTCCAGCTCTCCGACGGCCGGGTCGTGCACGGCTCGCACGCCCTGATCGCGGTCGGTTCCATCCCCAACACGGCCAACCTCGGGCTGGCCGAGTACGGCGTCGAGCTGGCCCGCGGCGGCTACGTCACCGTCGACCGGGTGTCCCGGACCAACGTGCCCGGCATCTACGCCGCCGGTGACTGCACCGGGGTGCTGCCGCTGGCCAGCGTCGCTGCCATGCAGGGCCGGATCGCGATGTGGCACGCGCTCGGCGAGGCGGTCCGCCCGCTGCGGCTGCGGACCGTCGCCGCGAACGTGTTCACCGACCCGGAGCTGGCCACGGTCGGCGTCTCACAGGACGAGGTGGACGCCGGCAAGGTCCCGGCCCGGCAGGTGATGCTGCCGCTCGCCGGCAACGCCCGGGCGAAGATGGACGACCTCGCCGACGGCTTCGTGAAGCTGTTCTGCCGGCCGGCCAGCGGCCAGGTGATCGGCGGCGTGGTGGTCGCCCCGAAGGCCAGCGAGCTGATCCTGCCGATCACCATGGCGGTGGAGAACAACCTCACCGTCAACGAGCTGGCCCAGACGATCACGATCTACCCGAGCCTGTCCGGCTCGATCACCGAGGCCGCCCGGCAGCTCATGCTCCACGAGCTGGAGTGA
- a CDS encoding gamma-glutamylcyclotransferase produces the protein MRHHAAYGSNLDPARMRAYCPHSPMVGTGWLEGWRLTFAGEDVIGWEGAVSTVVESPGDRVFVALYDIHPYDAAQLDEIEGVTAGTYRRLTVRVSTLDGDVTAWVYVFDGYEGGLPTSWYLSEIVNAAEKAGAPDDYVTELRSRPTGTASA, from the coding sequence GTGCGTCATCACGCCGCGTACGGCTCAAACCTGGATCCCGCCCGGATGCGCGCCTACTGTCCGCATTCGCCGATGGTGGGCACCGGCTGGCTGGAGGGCTGGCGGCTGACCTTCGCGGGTGAGGACGTGATCGGCTGGGAGGGCGCGGTGAGCACCGTGGTCGAGTCTCCCGGCGACCGGGTCTTCGTGGCGCTCTACGACATCCACCCCTACGACGCCGCCCAGCTCGACGAGATCGAGGGGGTGACCGCCGGGACCTACCGCCGGCTCACCGTCCGGGTCTCCACCCTCGACGGGGACGTGACCGCGTGGGTCTATGTCTTCGACGGGTACGAGGGCGGGCTGCCGACGTCGTGGTACCTCTCCGAGATCGTGAACGCCGCCGAGAAGGCGGGCGCGCCGGACGACTACGTCACCGAGCTGCGGTCCCGCCCCACCGGCACCGCGTCGGCGTAG
- a CDS encoding GNAT family N-acetyltransferase → MTFPAGWSARRPTLDDVPAILAVVHAADTFAVGYPDFDAEDVEAALTGPYVDPARDSWLALDPDGDVVGWAVVDNPTGVGREFVEVYVDPERGHQVREPLLARQLDRVAERAAERELPALTVRCAVFEPERDWQRSLDDAGFTLAKRYVRMDRSLADLPAEPPPPPGVTVRPVRPDDEVDLREFHRIFDTAFRDTPDYEPLGFAEWRKKITQHGTTWDEWFVAEVDGVAAGALQSSDQALDQNEGFVRSLSVLPAFRRRGVGAALLRRAFSRYAEKGRTSAGLGVDLTNPTTPLSLYRSVGLQETRWTDMYELVVPAASLTVPPAGV, encoded by the coding sequence GTGACCTTCCCCGCCGGCTGGAGCGCGCGCCGCCCCACCCTCGACGACGTCCCGGCGATCCTCGCGGTGGTGCACGCCGCGGACACCTTCGCCGTGGGTTACCCCGACTTCGACGCCGAGGACGTCGAGGCCGCGCTGACCGGCCCGTACGTCGACCCGGCCCGGGACTCCTGGCTGGCCCTCGACCCGGACGGGGACGTGGTCGGCTGGGCCGTCGTCGACAACCCCACGGGCGTCGGCCGGGAGTTCGTGGAGGTGTACGTCGACCCCGAACGCGGCCACCAGGTGCGTGAGCCGCTGTTGGCCCGCCAGCTCGACCGGGTCGCCGAGCGGGCCGCCGAACGCGAACTGCCCGCGCTCACCGTGCGCTGCGCCGTGTTCGAGCCGGAGCGTGACTGGCAGCGCAGCCTGGACGACGCGGGCTTCACCCTGGCCAAGCGCTACGTCCGGATGGACCGCTCGCTGGCCGACCTGCCCGCCGAGCCGCCTCCGCCGCCCGGGGTGACGGTCCGCCCGGTTCGCCCCGACGACGAGGTGGACCTGCGGGAGTTCCACCGCATCTTCGACACCGCGTTCCGGGACACTCCGGACTACGAGCCGCTGGGCTTCGCCGAGTGGCGTAAGAAGATCACCCAGCACGGCACCACCTGGGACGAATGGTTCGTCGCCGAGGTGGACGGGGTCGCAGCCGGCGCGCTGCAATCCTCCGACCAGGCGCTGGATCAGAACGAGGGCTTCGTCCGCAGCCTGTCCGTGCTGCCCGCGTTCCGCCGGCGGGGGGTGGGCGCCGCGCTGCTGCGCCGAGCCTTCAGCCGCTACGCCGAGAAGGGGCGGACGTCGGCCGGGCTGGGCGTCGACCTCACCAACCCGACCACCCCGCTCTCGCTCTACCGCTCGGTGGGGCTGCAGGAGACCCGCTGGACCGACATGTACGAGCTGGTCGTGCCCGCCGCGTCGCTGACCGTGCCGCCGGCCGGTGTGTGA
- a CDS encoding MBL fold metallo-hydrolase gives MQLTKYAHSCVRVDHDGGVLVIDPGVFSDPAALDGADAVLITHEHPDHLNAEAVTRQLDRRPFTVHGPASLAAALGDAAEVLQPVQAGESFTAAGVAIRAYGGRHAVIHPDIPVVENLGYLINDVVYHPGDSLVVPDVPVDTLFAPIHAPWSKFSEVVDFIRAVAPRRAYALHDALLNTNGYAVLDRQYTALSHTDYHRLEPGTRLDA, from the coding sequence ATGCAGCTCACCAAGTACGCCCACTCCTGCGTCCGGGTGGACCACGACGGGGGAGTGCTGGTCATCGACCCCGGAGTGTTCAGCGACCCGGCGGCGCTGGACGGGGCGGACGCGGTGCTGATCACGCACGAGCATCCGGACCACCTGAACGCCGAGGCGGTCACCCGGCAGCTCGACCGGCGGCCGTTCACGGTGCACGGGCCGGCGTCGCTCGCCGCCGCCCTGGGCGACGCGGCGGAGGTGTTGCAGCCGGTGCAGGCGGGCGAGTCGTTCACCGCGGCCGGGGTGGCGATTCGCGCGTACGGCGGGCGGCACGCGGTGATCCACCCGGACATCCCAGTGGTGGAGAACCTCGGCTACCTGATCAACGACGTGGTCTACCACCCGGGGGACTCGCTGGTCGTGCCGGACGTCCCGGTCGACACGCTCTTCGCGCCCATCCACGCCCCCTGGTCGAAGTTCTCCGAGGTGGTCGACTTCATCCGGGCGGTCGCGCCGCGGCGCGCGTACGCGCTGCACGACGCGCTGCTCAACACCAACGGGTACGCCGTCCTGGACCGCCAGTACACGGCGTTGTCGCACACCGACTACCACCGGCTGGAGCCCGGCACCCGGCTGGACGCCTGA
- a CDS encoding DUF4349 domain-containing protein has protein sequence MDGRRGRRRGVPLAALGLVAVLAVGGCGGVAGQSDSGTSNEAPAAGAADRDAAEGGAPGAPGAGAPGAGAPAEAGSASADLRVDQRSIIYTGTMLVRVDDVDAAARRAVTVVTGAGGFVGGDQRSSSDADARAELQLRVPAARFTGVIEELAGLGRQERREIQTEDVTEETIDLDARIATQRARVESGRRLLARATTIGDLVSLEGELAKREADLASLEAKKRRLADLTALSTITLTLVGSDVSTADEETELGFLVGLHGGWKVFLVSMTIMLTVLGAVLPWLIVFGVPVTVLIVALRRRRNRRTAPPVSAPPPVPAARSAP, from the coding sequence ATGGACGGACGGCGAGGACGGCGCCGCGGCGTACCGCTGGCGGCGCTCGGACTGGTGGCGGTGCTGGCGGTCGGCGGATGCGGCGGAGTGGCCGGGCAGTCGGACAGTGGGACCTCGAACGAGGCGCCGGCCGCCGGGGCGGCGGACCGCGACGCGGCGGAGGGCGGCGCGCCAGGCGCGCCAGGCGCTGGCGCGCCCGGTGCCGGTGCGCCGGCCGAGGCCGGCTCGGCGTCGGCGGACCTGCGTGTGGACCAGCGGTCGATCATCTACACCGGAACGATGCTCGTGCGGGTGGACGATGTGGACGCGGCCGCGCGCCGCGCGGTCACCGTGGTCACCGGCGCGGGCGGCTTCGTCGGCGGCGACCAGCGCAGCAGCTCGGACGCGGACGCGCGCGCCGAGTTGCAGCTGCGGGTGCCGGCGGCGCGGTTCACCGGCGTGATCGAGGAGCTGGCGGGGCTGGGCCGGCAGGAACGCCGGGAGATCCAGACCGAGGACGTCACCGAGGAGACGATCGATCTGGACGCGCGGATCGCCACCCAGCGTGCCCGGGTGGAGAGCGGCCGGCGGCTGCTCGCGCGGGCCACCACGATCGGCGATCTGGTGTCGCTGGAGGGCGAGCTGGCCAAGCGGGAGGCCGACCTGGCGTCGCTGGAGGCGAAGAAGCGTCGGCTGGCCGACCTGACCGCGCTCTCCACCATCACGCTCACCCTGGTCGGGTCGGATGTGAGCACGGCGGACGAGGAGACCGAACTCGGCTTCCTGGTCGGGCTGCACGGCGGCTGGAAGGTCTTCCTGGTCTCGATGACCATCATGCTGACCGTCCTGGGCGCGGTGCTGCCCTGGCTGATCGTGTTCGGCGTACCGGTGACGGTGCTGATCGTGGCGCTGCGCCGGCGGCGGAACCGCCGGACCGCGCCGCCGGTCAGCGCGCCGCCGCCAGTGCCCGCAGCGCGGTCTGCACCATGA
- a CDS encoding amidohydrolase has protein sequence MTSALTLPTGSQLASSWPEAPTGSHPLPFELDHLLALRVPGLIATRRHLHAHPELSGNEFETAALVARELALAGLNPRMLPKGNGVLCDINGRPDGPVIALRADIDALPLTDVKDVPYRSTVDGVCHACGHDVHTTVMLGVAMLLAQLADLGELDGRVRLIFQPAEEILPCGSLEVIEAGGLDDVVQIFALHCDPNLPVGQVGLRVGPITAAADNVTVRLTGPGGHTARPHLTVDLVDALGRLVTEVPALVSRRVPANSGLLLVFGHASAGTRYNVIPSEACAAGTLRVMDRDTWELAPKIVAQVVRDVIAPTGATVDLEYLRGRPPVSNDSRAIQVLTAATTAALGPQGVAETPQSMGGEDFSWYLEYVPGALARLGVGRSGPNVDLHRASFDVDERAIPAGVRVMVQTALRALAAAR, from the coding sequence GTGACGAGTGCGTTGACGCTGCCGACCGGCAGCCAGCTGGCGTCGTCCTGGCCGGAGGCGCCTACCGGGTCCCACCCCCTGCCCTTCGAGCTGGACCACCTGCTCGCCCTCCGCGTACCCGGGCTCATCGCCACCCGTCGCCACCTCCACGCGCACCCGGAGCTGTCCGGCAACGAGTTCGAGACGGCCGCCCTGGTCGCCCGCGAACTCGCCCTGGCCGGGCTGAACCCGCGGATGCTGCCCAAGGGCAACGGCGTGCTCTGCGACATCAACGGCCGCCCGGACGGCCCGGTGATCGCCCTGCGAGCCGACATCGACGCGCTGCCGCTCACCGACGTCAAGGACGTGCCGTACCGCTCCACGGTGGACGGCGTCTGCCACGCCTGCGGCCACGACGTGCACACCACCGTCATGCTCGGCGTCGCGATGCTGCTCGCCCAGCTCGCCGACCTGGGCGAGCTGGACGGCCGGGTCCGGCTGATCTTCCAGCCGGCGGAGGAGATCCTGCCCTGCGGCTCGCTGGAAGTCATCGAGGCCGGCGGCCTGGACGACGTGGTGCAGATCTTCGCGCTGCACTGCGACCCCAACCTGCCGGTCGGCCAGGTCGGCCTGCGGGTCGGGCCGATCACCGCGGCCGCGGACAACGTCACCGTCCGGCTGACCGGCCCCGGCGGGCACACCGCCCGTCCGCACCTCACCGTCGACCTGGTCGACGCGCTCGGTCGACTGGTCACCGAGGTGCCCGCGCTGGTGAGCCGGCGGGTGCCGGCCAACAGCGGGCTGCTGCTGGTCTTCGGCCACGCCTCGGCCGGCACCCGCTACAACGTCATCCCGTCCGAGGCGTGCGCGGCCGGCACGCTGCGGGTGATGGACCGCGACACCTGGGAGCTGGCGCCGAAGATCGTCGCTCAGGTGGTGCGCGACGTGATCGCCCCGACCGGCGCCACCGTCGACCTGGAGTACCTGCGCGGCCGGCCCCCGGTCAGCAACGACTCGCGGGCCATCCAGGTGCTCACCGCGGCCACGACCGCCGCGCTCGGCCCGCAGGGCGTCGCCGAGACCCCGCAGAGCATGGGCGGCGAGGACTTCTCCTGGTACCTCGAGTACGTCCCCGGCGCGCTGGCCCGGCTCGGCGTCGGCCGGTCCGGGCCCAACGTCGACCTGCACCGGGCCTCGTTCGACGTGGACGAGCGCGCCATTCCGGCCGGGGTGCGGGTCATGGTGCAGACCGCGCTGCGGGCACTGGCGGCGGCGCGCTGA
- a CDS encoding methylmalonyl-CoA mutase family protein, giving the protein MSERRSSESGFPIKDVYTTADLPADLDSRLGGPGEFPYTRGVYPTMYTSRPWTMRQYAGFGTATESNARYHQLLRAGTMGLSVAFDLPTQMGYDSDDPIAHGEVGKVGVAIDSIEDMRLLFDGIPLDKVSTSMTINAPGSVLLLLYQLVAEENGVPGSALNGTIQNDILKEYIARGTYIFPPKPSLRLVADTFGYCRAEVPKWNTISISGYHMAEAGASPAQEIAFTLANGVEYVRAALAAGLAVDDFAPRLSFFFVARTTLLEEVAKFRAARRIWSRLMRDDFGAKNPKSMMLRFHTQTAGVQLTAQQPEVNLVRVAVQGLAAVLGGTQSLHTNSFDEAIALPTEKAARLALRTQQVLAYETDLTATVDPFAGSYVVEAMTAELEAAATELMDRVFDHGSAVDAIEAGFQKREIEQSAYGIAQEIDSGERVVVGLNRFRIDEEEPYEPLRVDPAIEAAQAQRLVELRRTRDAGAVERALAELRDAASGTGNVLYPMREALRARATVGEVCGTLREVWGLYRPSDRF; this is encoded by the coding sequence ATGAGCGAACGGCGGTCAAGCGAGTCCGGTTTTCCGATCAAGGACGTCTACACGACGGCCGATCTTCCGGCGGACCTGGACTCCCGGCTGGGCGGCCCGGGCGAGTTCCCGTACACCCGCGGGGTCTACCCCACCATGTACACGTCCCGCCCGTGGACCATGCGCCAGTACGCCGGCTTCGGCACCGCCACCGAGTCCAACGCCCGCTACCACCAGCTGTTGCGGGCCGGCACGATGGGCCTATCGGTCGCCTTCGACCTGCCGACGCAGATGGGGTACGACTCCGACGACCCGATCGCGCACGGCGAGGTGGGCAAGGTCGGGGTGGCCATCGACTCCATCGAGGACATGCGGCTGCTGTTCGACGGCATCCCGCTCGACAAGGTCTCCACCTCGATGACCATCAACGCGCCCGGTTCGGTGCTGCTCCTGCTCTACCAGCTGGTCGCCGAGGAGAACGGCGTCCCCGGCTCGGCCCTGAACGGGACCATCCAGAACGACATCCTCAAGGAGTACATCGCCCGGGGCACCTACATCTTCCCGCCGAAGCCCTCGCTGCGGCTGGTCGCCGACACGTTCGGCTACTGCCGTGCGGAGGTGCCGAAGTGGAACACCATCTCCATCTCCGGTTACCACATGGCCGAGGCCGGGGCGTCCCCCGCGCAGGAGATCGCGTTCACCCTGGCCAACGGCGTGGAGTACGTCCGTGCCGCGCTCGCCGCCGGGCTGGCGGTGGACGACTTCGCCCCCCGGCTGTCGTTCTTCTTCGTGGCCCGGACGACCCTGCTGGAGGAGGTCGCCAAGTTCCGGGCGGCCCGGCGGATCTGGTCCCGGCTCATGCGTGACGACTTCGGCGCCAAGAACCCGAAGTCGATGATGCTGCGCTTCCACACCCAGACCGCGGGGGTGCAGCTCACCGCGCAGCAGCCCGAGGTGAACCTGGTCCGGGTCGCGGTGCAGGGGCTCGCCGCGGTGCTCGGCGGCACCCAGTCGCTGCACACCAACAGCTTCGACGAGGCGATCGCGCTGCCCACCGAGAAGGCGGCCCGGCTCGCGCTGCGGACCCAGCAGGTGCTCGCGTACGAGACGGACCTGACCGCCACCGTGGACCCGTTCGCCGGCTCGTACGTGGTCGAGGCGATGACGGCCGAGCTGGAGGCGGCGGCGACGGAGCTGATGGACCGGGTCTTCGACCACGGTTCGGCGGTGGACGCGATCGAGGCCGGCTTCCAGAAGCGGGAGATCGAGCAGTCCGCGTACGGGATCGCCCAGGAGATCGACTCGGGCGAGCGGGTGGTGGTCGGGCTGAACCGGTTCCGGATCGACGAGGAAGAGCCGTACGAGCCGCTGCGGGTCGACCCGGCGATCGAGGCGGCGCAGGCGCAGCGCCTGGTCGAGCTGCGGCGCACCCGGGACGCGGGCGCGGTCGAGCGGGCCCTGGCCGAGCTGCGCGACGCCGCCTCCGGCACCGGGAATGTCCTCTATCCGATGCGGGAGGCGCTGCGCGCCCGGGCCACCGTGGGCGAGGTGTGCGGGACGCTGCGCGAGGTGTGGGGCCTCTACCGGCCCAGCGACCGCTTCTGA